In the genome of Metabacillus litoralis, the window GGAATACCAAACTATTCAAATAGTCATCAGTCCTACATTTTTGACAACGATTTAAAAAGAAAATTGCTTTATGATTTTGGACAGACTGTTTCCAAACGAGATGCTTTAAAACAACAATTTTATGAAGAAACGTTGCACACAAATTTAAAAGCGTGGAAGGGTATATGGGTGAAAGTCAGTACTCAGGATTGCTCGTATGTGGGTCAAATCATAGATGTACAAGAAAACAATTTATTGCTTTCCTCATTTAATAAAAAGTGGGAGCTTAATTTAGGCACTATTAGTAGGGTGACAAGTTTGCGGCTTCTCTCTTTATTAACTATTTTTACCAAAAAATAGGTGTGTGTTAGAGGCAATTTTATAAGACGGTAATACTATATAACACTAGGTCGAAAGGAGGAAAAAGATGTGAAATATCAGGAGGACAATATATTTAGAGAACTGAAGAAACTTATGGGCGAGGACGTCTTGATTATAACTGAGTCTTCACAGTTAAATTTATTAGGTCAAACATTTCGTCCGATCTTTTGCGGGCCTATAGTAGAAGTAGAGCAAGGTCATGTTACGTTAAGTCCAGTAACTATTAAAATTTTAAATGCACCATTTTTTCAGTTTCCAACTCCATTATCAATTCCACTTGAAAAAATTGCGCAATTTACTCCGAATTTTGATTGTGATGAGAGATTCCCGCTTATTTAAGTAATGCCGAAAGGAGATGATAAAAAAGTGAAGGGTAATTCATTTAATTCAACTCATAATGTCGTTCGTGATCAAGCGATAACTGATTATTTTATAGAAAATATTGGGAATAGAGCTTTTGTTCTTACTCCTTCTTTTCCCTTTATGTTTGTTGGAGAAATTTTAGATGTTATGGAGGATATGGTGTTAATTGATGTAGAAGCTACTCACTTCGCACAACTTGAGAACCGAACATGGTTTATTCATATTCATAATATCGAGGTTTTTTATATTGAACAAGAAGGCGGAGTGGAAATTCCTAGACTAACAGATTAATAGAAAGGAGGAACATTATGTTACGGCAATACCATGTCGTTGCGATACCGATTCGAATTGTAGTCAACAATTTTGGCGACTACAACCCGGATGGAAGGATATACGTATTAAAAGAAAACGTTGATGAAGTAAGAGAATGCGTCCGTAAAAATCCTTTTACCCCTGTGGATTTAGTTCAACCATTAACCATTCGGGCAAATGAAGGTGATGTAGTTGAAATTCTTTTTGAGAATCAACTGCCATTTGCTGCAGGAATGCACTTTCAAGAAGCGGATTATGATGTATTAACCTCTGATGGTGCAAATGTAGGGTTTAACCCAAGTTCTCTGGTAGAGTGCGGGGAGAAGATTCTATATAGAATTCACGCTACAGCTGAGGGGACCTACTTTTTCACCGACTTAGGTAATGTAGCAAGTACTGAAGAAGGTTCAAGCATCCAAGGATTATTTGGTGCATTAATTGTTGAGAAAAGGGGTTCATGGTGGACGGATCCTGTCACGGGTGGGCAAATAAATAGTGGTGTTTTTGCTGATATCCACAATCCATTTTTACCATCATTTAGAGAGTATGCATGGTTTTTTAATGACGAAATGGAAGTGAATGATTTAACAGGAAATAGACCCTTAAATCCAATCACTAATCAGGAATCTGAATCATTTCATGGAGTTAACTTAAGGTATGAACCACTGAGAAATAGATTAAGACTAATTGAAGAAGGTGTAGTCAGTCCAGAACTTGAAGGAGAAGAAGTTCATCATGATTCTTGGGTATTTGGTGATCCAGCTACACCGATATTAAGAGGATATAAAGGAGATCCGGCTATAATAAGGTTAATTCATGGAGCTTCAAAAGAAACACATGTTTTTCATTATCATGTCCATCAATGGCTTCGTGACCCAAGTAACACATTATCCGAAATTGTTGATTCACAAGCAATTAGTCCACAGTCACACTATGATATTAGTCCGCTCTATGGACTAGGGAGTCTTCATGGAGCATTTGGAGATGTGATTATACATTGTCATTTATATCCACACTTTGATGCAGGAATGTGGGGAATTAATCGTATTTTTGACACCTTACAAGATGGTAGTCAGTGTTATCCGAATGGTGTACCTATTGCACCACTGAAACCATTACCTGATCGACCTTGTCCACCGAAGCCTACAAAAGAAAATCCAGGATTCCCGAACTTTATTCCAGGTAAAGTAGGATGTAAAGCACCTCGTCCACCACTTGGGATCGTTGGTGGACGAGAAATGACTGAATTAGAAAAAAATGCAGCTGTTCCCAATGCTAGACCTGGTGCCGTGTTTGTTGATTCGTGTTTGTCTAATCCTGTTGTTGTGGAATATAACGTATCTCTTATTGAGTTACCGATTATTTATAATCGTCAAGGCTGGCATGATCCGAAAGGGAGATTCTATGTACTTGATGAAGATCTGGATGATGTGCTGGCAGGTAGAAAAGAGCCTGAGCCCCTTGTTTTACAAATACCGGCTAGTTCGTGTATCCGAATGAACTTTACAAATCTGTTACCTCACATTCTTGATGGAGATGCATTCCAACTTGTAACAAGAACTTATGAAGTAGGTTTTCATATTCATTTTGTGAAATTTGATGTGTTAGTCACGGATGGTGCAAATGTAGGCTGGAATTATGATAGCTCTGTCCTACCTGGTCAGACAATACGTTATGAATGGTATGCTGATACCGAATTAAAGGCATTCTTTTTCCATGATCATTTGAACGCCACTTCACATGAGCAACACGGGATTTTTGGTGCAGGTATTATTCAGCCTAGGTTTTCGAAATTTTTTGATAGTCGTACAGGAGAAGAAGTGGATCATGGTACACAGGTAACTGTTGTGAATCCTATTATCCCGGATTATCGTGATCAATCACTGTTTGTACAGGATTTTGCTTATCTTTTTGATAAAGATGGATGTCCTATCCAACCACCTGAATTCCCCGGATCACTCGAAGATCCAGGTGTATTTGGGGTTAATTATAAAAACGAGCCATTACAATTCAGATTAGGAAAAGACTGTGATCCAGCCTATTCGTTTAGCTCATATGTTCATGGAGATCCTGTCACACCAATTCTTAGAACCTATGAAGGTGATCCTATTCGAATCCGATTGCTGCAAGGGGCGCATGAAGAATCTCATAGCTTTAACTTACATGGTCTAAAGTGGAAGTCAGAACGAGCAGACTTAGATTCCATGTTCCAAGCTCAACAGCATATAGGAATATCAGAATCGTTTACGTTTGAAACAGAGGTTCCTTTAGCAGGCGATTATTTATGGGCCTTTGAAGATGAAGAGGACATTTGGTTAGGAACATGGGGGTTAATTCGGGCTTTTGATGAGCTCGTAGACGATTTAATAGTATTGCCAGATCGGCCTTGTCCACCTCCTAGAACGAAATCTTTACCTGAAGTAACAGGTAAACCACCGGCTTTGGCTGATCCATTGTGTTCATTACCACCAAAAGCACATGATAAAGCACCCGTTAGAAAGTATGACGTTGTGTGTTTTCAAACACCAATTATTTACAACAAATATGGTGATCACGATCCATTTGGAATCATTTTTGCCCTAGAAGAGGATGTGGAGGATATTTTATGTGGGAAAAAGAATCCTGAACCGCTCGTTCTAAGAGGTAATGCGGGGGATTTAGTAGAAGTCACTTTAACAAGTAAATTAAAATTTGACTTGTTTCCTTTCCCAGATGGGATTCACCCATATCCTCCTGTCAAGGAGCAAGCTTTCTATCCACCTTCTCTAAGAATATCTCTTCACACGAGCTTACTAGACTATGATGTAAAAACATCAAGTGGAGATACAGTCGGGTTTAACCCTGATCAAACAGTTGGTCCAGATGAAAAAATCACGTATCGATGGTTTGTTGATGGCTCTCATGGAACCTGTGCAATGTGGGATGTCGCTGATTTACGTAATCATCGCTCATTTGGGACATTTGGAGCATTTATTGCTGAACCAAGATTTACAACTTATCATGATCCATACACATTATGTGAGGTGAATATTGGAGCAAACGTTGTCCTTAAGAATCCATTCTTGCCAGAAACGAGAGAATTCGTATTAATTATGCATGATGGAGTTCGACTTGTTGATAAAAAAGAGCAGCTAATCATTGATCCAATTGATGGTATCTTACCTGAACCAGATCCTGAGGAAGAGGTGGACACATATGATTTTGGTTCGCGTGGGTTCAACTATCGAACAGAGCGCTTAATTAATCGATATCGAGAACATCCGGTTTTAAGTGATTTATTTAGTTCAAAAGTATTTGGAGACCCAGCAACACCTGTTTTTGAAGCCTATCCAGGAGATCCAATTGTCATTCGTTTAACAAACCCTTCTGAACGAAGACGTGCTCATACGTTCCATTTACATGGACACAAATGGAAGTTCGATGTAAAAGATATCGATTCGCGTGTACAATCATTTGTCGGTCATCTCATTGCTGGAGCAGCAGAGAATCTTGAACTTATTGGTGGTGCTGGAGGAATTCTAAACTTCCCAGGAGACTATATGTACCGTTCGGGAAATATCCGTTGGGACATTGAACAAGGGATGTGGGGAATCATTCGTGTTCATGAAGAGCTTCAAAAGCATTTACCAACATTAAAAGATTAGTTGATAGGGGAGGGTGGCTATTCCTCCCTAAGTTTGAAAGGAGGTAAAAATGTGAGAGAAAAGTTTGAGAGCTGTGAGTTTAGTTGTCCGGAGGTTGTTCCACCAGGTGCACCGGATGACTTTTGTATTCCAGAACAATGCTGCCCTGATCAAATAGCTACTCCAAAGTTTCCATCGCCGACTACTTGTTTACCTGAGGAAGTTCAGCGTGAACTAGAGGAAAGAATTGACGTAGTAAATGAATTATTATTAAATCTAGCTTTATCTGGTGAGCAGCCTGAAGAAGCTAGAAGAGACGCTTTTGATGGGTTAATGGGACAGTTCATTAGGGTAAAATTAACATGTGAAAAAGAGGTATTAACAACAAAAAAGAGAATGTCAGTAAAAAAGAAACAAATGCTTAAGAAAAAAATACTTGCAAGAAGACCTAAAGGGTGTGTTAATCTCGTTGGTTGGGATTTTGTTCTATTGAAGCATGAGGATACTTTCGTCCTTATTCCTTTTGAAAAAATTTGTTTCATTAAATCAGAGGGCCCTCTTCTTGAAACCACAGACGAACCTCAACTAACTAATATTGACCCATGTTTTAGACGTGCTTTGGCCTATAATTTTGGAGAGGTCGTTTCATCATCACCTGAGTTAATTCAACTATTTTTCCGAATTCGCCTAAATAACTTCCTACTTCTTCTTTTAGATAAAGAGGCTGAGGTGAAATTGGACAATCAACTAGTTAAAGGTAAACTTATAGATTTGTCACGCGAAACTATCACAATATGTAGAGAAGGTAAAGATCGTGAAATTCCACTAAATGTAGTTTGTTTTATGAAATTTAAAGATGGCCTTGATGTTAATTAAATCATTTTCTAGTACTCCTCTATCACATGATAGGGGAGTTTTTCTTGGAAAAGGGATTTAGGGCCGCAAAAAATGCTGAGAATTCGCAAAGCGAATCTCAGCATTTAACGCCACATGTTAAATGAGAAGAAGATTATCTAGCAGCAATGGTCATGGTGTCTAAAGCGAGAGCAGCAAGAATGTCTAAAACGTGGGAAACAAGAATATCTAAAGTGAGAACCGAAAAAATTACAGCGATGTCTAAAAAAGTGGTCAAAGTGGAAGTCTTCGTGACAGAGTGAATGGCAGCTGCAAGATTTTTTCTTTTTGCAGGAACAGCTCATAATTTCACCTCCCTTCAAAATCAGATAGTATATCTTATGTGGATAATACTAGATTGAAAGGGATAAAGGGGTAGAAAAAGAGAGTTAGAAGAAGGTAATATTAGCAGCAATCGTCTTTCTTTTCCATAATGGAAACGGACGTAATAGATTCAAATGGCAAGATGCGAAACTCATCTTTTTTCTCTTTACATGTTTGTTTCTTTTTAATAACTCTTTTCTGCATAAGTCGGTTTCTTTTCACTTTTTTCTTCTTCTTTTCTTTTTTCATAACATCAATCTCAACAAAATCAGCTCCAACAAAACAGATCCTTCCTTGAAGCATTTCTTCTTCGTTTTCTCCACACTCTAGTTCAATTTTTACGTCACAATCAATTAATTGGCGTAGTCTAAAGGCCATGCCTCCTTCTAGACCAGCTAAACGGAAACGGAAACGATCATCGCAAATAAAGTGATTGTTTAAGCAAAAATCATCATGGAAATCAAACGAATCATGGTGATGAAAATTACATTCTTTTACGACAAAGCGTCTGTCAAAAATAACTGGATGCTTACACGTTTCAAAATGATCATGCTGATCAAATTTCTTACAATCACAGTTGTGGTGGTGATGATGCTTGTGATCATGTTTCTTGCAATCACAATCAAGTTGGTGATGGTGCCTAGGTTTTTTGCATTTAGGACAATGGTCGTAGTCACGATGATAATGACGGTGTTCATGACATTCATGGCAGTCATCATGGAAATCTTGTCCATGCTTTTTACATTTGTGATAGTCATGATGATACCCAATTTGTTTATCATGGTAATGATAGTCTTTGTGATCATGATAGTTCATACTTTTTCCTCCTTTAATAAATTCAACTTTATATTTCATAGGGGAGATATCGGTAAGGACGCCTGAAAGAGTTATCCATCTTGATTAACCCTATAATAATTATGGTATGTTTTTCCAATGGAAAGGGATTAAACATATGTCTAAAGTACTGAAATTCCGCTAATATCATAGACCGGTAACATACATAAAACATAGTATGTTAAAAAATAGGAGGTAACATAATGAGAAAGCTAACAATCACGACCATGACTTCCTTCTTGTTTTTCTTAATAACTGCTTGTCAGAACCCTTCTAGTCATCATGAACATGGCTTGCAGGGCAAAGAAGAATTTATTGATGTTTCAGTTCAGCTTAATCCAGAGGAGATAAAAGCGGGTGTTTCATTTTCGATACAGCTTCATATTACTCAAATGGAGAATGATATAAATCATGCAGATGATGTACGAATAGATGTGTGGAAGGATGGAGAAGAATCAAAGAAAACCACGTATGAAGCGACTTTTGACGGAAAGGGAATGTATATCGTTGACCTACTGCTCGAGGAATCAGGTTCTTATAAGATGATGTATCACGTTACAGCAAAAGAACAGCATGTAATGAATGAGGTTCCTTTTACAGTCCAGGAGGGGAATTAACTTGAAGAACAGGAAAATGATTGTAAATGGTCTGGTTGCTATGTTTATCTTAGCAGGTTTTTTTCTTATTTCTTCTTTCTGGCCAAAAGAAGAAAGGCTCCCTGTTCTAGATAAAGTAGAACCGTTTGTTTTGCAATCGATTGATGAGCAAAGCTATGATTCGGATAATGGAAAAGTCAAATTATTAACCTTTTTTTACACAAAATGTCCTGATATATGCCCTCTCACTATGGTTGATTTTCAAAAGTTACAATCCGAGCTTCAAAGAAAAGGTCTTTTTGGAGAAAAGGTAGAACTGGTGGCGATTACTCTTGATCCTGAAAATGATACCATTGAAGTAATTAAAGATTATTCACAGGCATTCAAGGCAAATCCTCAAGGCTGGAAATTCCTAAGGGGGTCTGAAGAACAGACTCAGAAGATTGCAGACCTTTATCATATGAAATACAAGAAATTCGAAGGTGATTTTATTGCTCATAACACAACAATGTTCTTAATCGATCAGGAGCAGCAAATAAGAGGTCTGTATGATATGGCTAATCAAAACGAAGCAGTTAAAGTAGATGATATTGTAATTGCAATGGAAGAGCTTGTTGTGGATGAATAACGGTGGTTGATGTAAATGTCTTTTTAGCCTTTGGAGCTGGATTCTTGTCCTTTCTCTCACCTTGCTGTCTTCCTTTATATCCTGTTTTTTTATCCTATATAACAGGCATATCTGTTCATGAATTAAGAGAGGGGGCAAAAGGGAAGCAACAAGTTGTCATGTTTCACACACTTTCGTTCTTGCTAGGCTTTTCAATTATTTTTATCGTGTTAGGACTGTCAACCTCTTGGATAAGCCACATATTTATTCAATACCAGGATTTCATTAGACAAATTGGGGCAGTTTTCATCCTGTTTTTTGGGTTTGTAACGATCGGACTCTTGAAGCCAAGGGTACTCTTTAGGGAGAAAAGAATAAAGCTAAAGAAAAGACCTTCAGGCTATGTGGGGTCAATTTTAATTGGAGTTGGATTTGCAGCTGGGTGGACGCCGTGTGTGGGGCCGATTCTTGCCTCGGTTATTGCTCTTGGACTTTATACGGGGGAAGGATTTCTTTTTATGATGTCCTATATGCTCGGATTTTCTATACCCTTTTTTGTAATGGCCTTTTTTCTAGAAAAAACAAATTCCTTAAGAAAATATAGTCAAAGGTTTATGAAACTGTCAGGGATGATGATGATCGTTGTGGGGCTCCTCTTATTTTTTGATATTCTCACAAAGCTTACTAGCTTTCTGACTGAATATATTTATAAAGGTTTTACAGGTTTTTAAAAGAATAGACTCAGTAGCTGGCACCTTAATATAAATGAGCCACTGAGTCCTTATAAATTCTTAAAGATCAATACACTTAATTGATTCCATAGGGATGATTCTTTTTTTGGCCGCATATCTTTCTTTTGGTTGTTTATAATGTTCCCATTCTTTATGAGGTTTTTCATTCTCATGATTTAGACAGACTTCAATAAAGTCACTACCAACAAAATCTAGTTTTGCTCTTATTTTCTCAATATTTTCTCCAGAAAACATTTCGATTGTAATATCGCAATCAATTAGCTTGCGTAATCGAAAGGAAAATTCATTGCTAAGAGTTTTTTTACATGTGAATTCACGACCAAAGCAGTCTTCCCTATCTTGAAATGTTTCGTCATGACATGAACAGCGGCTAGGTGATAAATGACGATTAAACTTCTTAACTTCCTTAAACTCCATAAATGCTAAAAATTCATCATAGTTCATTTAGTGAATTGCCTCCTTATATCCTATTTTTGTGTTCATACTTAAAATATGTAAGAAAATAACATAATGATTAGTTCACCTGTCTCGTCTATTAAAAATAGGTGTGGGGACTACACATGAGTTAGTGATAACGATCTATCAGTCTAGAACCAAAATTTAGGCGACTTCCCTCTTAGAAAATAGTTATTCGTCCATACAGATAGGGCACTAGTTTAATATCCTATAGTATCTCGTAGGAGAAAAAATGATTAGAAAAGAGGGAGAGCAGTGGAAGAAAAGAGTAAAAAGTGTATAAAAGAGGTATTAATGACAGTTCCTCCAAATTATCCTGTTAATACAATTTATCTAAATGGTGTACCAGTAAAGGTTTGGGCATTTTCTAATATGGATTGTGAAAAGTGTGTAGCTTATTTTATAAATGAAGAAGGTCAGGTACTT includes:
- a CDS encoding cytochrome c biogenesis CcdA family protein codes for the protein MVDVNVFLAFGAGFLSFLSPCCLPLYPVFLSYITGISVHELREGAKGKQQVVMFHTLSFLLGFSIIFIVLGLSTSWISHIFIQYQDFIRQIGAVFILFFGFVTIGLLKPRVLFREKRIKLKKRPSGYVGSILIGVGFAAGWTPCVGPILASVIALGLYTGEGFLFMMSYMLGFSIPFFVMAFFLEKTNSLRKYSQRFMKLSGMMMIVVGLLLFFDILTKLTSFLTEYIYKGFTGF
- a CDS encoding FixH family protein → MRKLTITTMTSFLFFLITACQNPSSHHEHGLQGKEEFIDVSVQLNPEEIKAGVSFSIQLHITQMENDINHADDVRIDVWKDGEESKKTTYEATFDGKGMYIVDLLLEESGSYKMMYHVTAKEQHVMNEVPFTVQEGN
- a CDS encoding SCO family protein — its product is MKNRKMIVNGLVAMFILAGFFLISSFWPKEERLPVLDKVEPFVLQSIDEQSYDSDNGKVKLLTFFYTKCPDICPLTMVDFQKLQSELQRKGLFGEKVELVAITLDPENDTIEVIKDYSQAFKANPQGWKFLRGSEEQTQKIADLYHMKYKKFEGDFIAHNTTMFLIDQEQQIRGLYDMANQNEAVKVDDIVIAMEELVVDE
- a CDS encoding multicopper oxidase domain-containing protein: MLRQYHVVAIPIRIVVNNFGDYNPDGRIYVLKENVDEVRECVRKNPFTPVDLVQPLTIRANEGDVVEILFENQLPFAAGMHFQEADYDVLTSDGANVGFNPSSLVECGEKILYRIHATAEGTYFFTDLGNVASTEEGSSIQGLFGALIVEKRGSWWTDPVTGGQINSGVFADIHNPFLPSFREYAWFFNDEMEVNDLTGNRPLNPITNQESESFHGVNLRYEPLRNRLRLIEEGVVSPELEGEEVHHDSWVFGDPATPILRGYKGDPAIIRLIHGASKETHVFHYHVHQWLRDPSNTLSEIVDSQAISPQSHYDISPLYGLGSLHGAFGDVIIHCHLYPHFDAGMWGINRIFDTLQDGSQCYPNGVPIAPLKPLPDRPCPPKPTKENPGFPNFIPGKVGCKAPRPPLGIVGGREMTELEKNAAVPNARPGAVFVDSCLSNPVVVEYNVSLIELPIIYNRQGWHDPKGRFYVLDEDLDDVLAGRKEPEPLVLQIPASSCIRMNFTNLLPHILDGDAFQLVTRTYEVGFHIHFVKFDVLVTDGANVGWNYDSSVLPGQTIRYEWYADTELKAFFFHDHLNATSHEQHGIFGAGIIQPRFSKFFDSRTGEEVDHGTQVTVVNPIIPDYRDQSLFVQDFAYLFDKDGCPIQPPEFPGSLEDPGVFGVNYKNEPLQFRLGKDCDPAYSFSSYVHGDPVTPILRTYEGDPIRIRLLQGAHEESHSFNLHGLKWKSERADLDSMFQAQQHIGISESFTFETEVPLAGDYLWAFEDEEDIWLGTWGLIRAFDELVDDLIVLPDRPCPPPRTKSLPEVTGKPPALADPLCSLPPKAHDKAPVRKYDVVCFQTPIIYNKYGDHDPFGIIFALEEDVEDILCGKKNPEPLVLRGNAGDLVEVTLTSKLKFDLFPFPDGIHPYPPVKEQAFYPPSLRISLHTSLLDYDVKTSSGDTVGFNPDQTVGPDEKITYRWFVDGSHGTCAMWDVADLRNHRSFGTFGAFIAEPRFTTYHDPYTLCEVNIGANVVLKNPFLPETREFVLIMHDGVRLVDKKEQLIIDPIDGILPEPDPEEEVDTYDFGSRGFNYRTERLINRYREHPVLSDLFSSKVFGDPATPVFEAYPGDPIVIRLTNPSERRRAHTFHLHGHKWKFDVKDIDSRVQSFVGHLIAGAAENLELIGGAGGILNFPGDYMYRSGNIRWDIEQGMWGIIRVHEELQKHLPTLKD